The following proteins are encoded in a genomic region of Lebetimonas sp. JH292:
- the rpoC gene encoding DNA-directed RNA polymerase subunit beta', translated as MSKYKYIKLDWDEENRPKDIDAVQVKIASPEEILSWSFGEVKKPETINYRTLKPERDGLFCAKIFGPINDYECLCGKYKKMRYKGIVCEKCGVKVTSSKVRRERFGHIELVTPVAHIWYVSNLPSRIGTLLDIKMKDLERVLYYEAYVVYEPGDAPVKKGDVLVEDEYRKLVEIYGDTGFHAEMGAEIIRRMLEELDLADMYQSLKEELKTTRSEARKKEIVKKLKIVEGFLNSDNRPEWMIMTVIPVLPPDLRPLVALDGGKFAVADVNDLYRRVIHRNQRLKRLLELDAPEIIIRNEKRMLQEAVDALFDNGRRGNTIKGANKRPLKSLSDIIKGKTGRFRQNLLGKRVDYSGRSVIVVGPNLRMDQCGLPKKMALELFKPHIIGKLEEKGYATTIKQAKRHIEEKTPEVWECLQEVVDQYPVLLNRAPTLHKLSIQAFHPVLIDGNAIQLHPLVCAAFNADFDGDQMAVHVPLSQEAIAEAKILMLSSMNILLPASGKAIAVPSQDMVLGIYYLSLMKNKVKGEHKLFANPEEVLMALDEGAVDLHAKVRVKVDTIVETTPGRMILHSIAPDFVPVEMYNKIMKKKDIANLVDFVYKKGGLKETAEFLDNLKNLGFKYAAKVGVSISAADIVVPGEKQEIVQAALVKVRDVQEQYRKGLLTDQERYNKIIDIWTKANNDIADKLMEIMKKDKDGFNSIYMMADSGARGSASQIKQLAGMRGLMAKPNGEIIETPIISNFKEGLNVLEFFLSTHGARKGLADTALKTASAGYLTRKLVDVSQNFRVTMEDCGTHEGIEVTDITDGATLVESLEERIYGRVLADDVYDPITNEVLFTEGTLITEEEAKEIVRKGVKSVKIRSALTCKSSKGICSKCYGMNLAERKLVKVGEAVGILAAQSIGEPGTQLTLRTFHTGGIAGSTQEEREIVAKKYGYIRYYNIANYDRNGKKIVANRRNAAVLLVEPKLKAPCDGIVNIETQHEEVIVEVKCDDGSVKRYSLRKNDIVKGTELAGIAGKTEGKLYIPHKNQKIEKDEAIVEVIKEAWYIPQRIPYGAELKVDDNEPVPMQVIAENEGIIKYYKLSGDHLERVYDLKAGEEIGFDNAYKGLFAVIVDEHDREAGRYYIVRGSKILKSDNEHIKAGEIIAKPISGENKVIAEWDPFANPILAEADGVVKFEDVIDGFTVTTQIDELTGESRIIVKEYLPKGYQPRILLAGKDRVYEYVLEPKTVIHVQEGVEVKQGDILAKTPKAIAKSADITGGLPRVNELFEARKPKSPAIISEIDGTVKFGKTIRGKQRLIVEGESSVKEYLVPAERQILVHEGDFVHAGEKLTDGIVSSYDILNILGEKALQQYIVSEVQKVYRLQGVNINDKHIELIINQMLRQVKIVDSGDTKFIERDLVSRKMFNEENERIKKFGGEPAIAEPVLVGITRAAIQSDSFISAASFQETTRVLTEASIQGKFDYLEDFKENIVLGRVVPVGTGMFYHKERDVKIEEE; from the coding sequence ATGAGCAAATATAAATATATAAAACTTGACTGGGACGAAGAAAACAGACCAAAAGATATTGATGCCGTTCAGGTAAAAATAGCTTCTCCTGAAGAAATTCTTTCCTGGTCTTTCGGCGAAGTTAAAAAACCGGAAACCATTAATTACAGAACCTTAAAACCTGAAAGAGACGGTTTGTTTTGTGCTAAAATTTTCGGTCCTATCAATGATTATGAATGTCTTTGCGGAAAATATAAAAAAATGCGCTATAAAGGTATTGTTTGTGAAAAATGCGGTGTAAAAGTAACTTCATCTAAAGTAAGACGTGAAAGGTTCGGTCATATTGAGCTTGTAACTCCTGTAGCGCATATTTGGTATGTAAGCAACCTTCCAAGCAGAATCGGAACTCTGCTTGATATTAAAATGAAAGACCTTGAAAGGGTTCTTTATTATGAAGCCTATGTGGTATATGAACCGGGAGACGCTCCAGTAAAAAAAGGTGATGTATTGGTTGAGGACGAATACAGAAAACTTGTCGAAATTTACGGAGATACCGGTTTTCATGCAGAAATGGGAGCCGAAATAATAAGAAGAATGCTTGAAGAACTTGATCTTGCCGATATGTATCAATCTTTAAAAGAAGAGCTTAAAACAACAAGAAGCGAAGCAAGAAAAAAAGAGATTGTTAAAAAACTTAAAATTGTGGAAGGATTTTTAAATTCTGACAACAGACCGGAATGGATGATTATGACTGTTATTCCTGTTCTTCCGCCGGATTTAAGACCTTTAGTTGCGCTTGATGGAGGAAAATTTGCGGTTGCCGATGTAAATGATTTATATAGAAGAGTAATTCACAGAAACCAGAGATTAAAAAGACTGCTTGAACTTGATGCACCGGAAATTATTATAAGAAATGAAAAAAGAATGCTTCAAGAAGCGGTTGATGCTTTGTTTGATAATGGTAGACGTGGAAATACAATTAAAGGTGCAAATAAAAGGCCTCTTAAATCACTCAGTGACATTATTAAAGGGAAAACAGGAAGATTTAGACAAAACCTACTTGGAAAAAGGGTTGATTATTCAGGAAGAAGCGTTATTGTTGTTGGGCCAAATCTTAGAATGGACCAATGCGGTCTTCCTAAAAAAATGGCGCTTGAGCTTTTTAAACCGCATATTATAGGAAAACTTGAAGAAAAAGGTTATGCCACAACAATTAAACAGGCAAAAAGACACATTGAAGAAAAAACACCTGAGGTGTGGGAATGTCTGCAAGAAGTTGTTGATCAATATCCAGTTTTATTAAACAGAGCGCCTACACTTCACAAATTGTCAATTCAGGCGTTTCACCCGGTATTAATTGACGGAAACGCAATTCAGCTTCATCCATTGGTTTGTGCCGCATTCAACGCAGACTTTGACGGCGACCAAATGGCTGTGCACGTGCCTTTGAGTCAGGAAGCGATAGCGGAAGCTAAAATTTTAATGCTAAGCAGTATGAATATTTTGCTGCCTGCTTCCGGTAAAGCTATAGCAGTCCCATCTCAGGATATGGTTCTTGGAATTTATTATCTCTCTTTAATGAAAAACAAAGTAAAAGGAGAGCATAAACTGTTTGCCAATCCTGAAGAAGTTCTTATGGCACTTGATGAAGGGGCAGTGGATTTGCATGCAAAAGTAAGAGTAAAAGTGGACACTATCGTGGAAACAACTCCGGGCAGAATGATATTGCATTCAATTGCCCCGGATTTTGTGCCGGTTGAAATGTATAACAAAATAATGAAGAAAAAAGATATTGCCAATTTAGTTGATTTTGTTTACAAAAAAGGCGGACTTAAAGAAACAGCCGAATTTTTGGACAATCTTAAAAATCTTGGATTTAAATATGCGGCAAAAGTAGGGGTATCTATTTCCGCAGCCGATATTGTCGTTCCCGGTGAAAAACAAGAAATTGTTCAAGCCGCACTTGTAAAAGTAAGAGATGTTCAAGAACAGTATAGAAAAGGTTTATTAACCGACCAGGAAAGATACAATAAAATTATTGATATCTGGACAAAAGCAAATAATGATATTGCCGATAAACTGATGGAAATTATGAAAAAAGATAAAGACGGATTTAATTCAATTTACATGATGGCCGACTCAGGAGCCAGGGGTAGTGCAAGCCAAATTAAACAGTTAGCCGGTATGAGGGGTCTTATGGCCAAACCTAACGGAGAAATTATTGAAACACCTATTATTTCAAATTTTAAAGAAGGTTTAAATGTTCTTGAATTCTTCTTATCAACCCATGGTGCAAGAAAAGGTCTTGCGGATACAGCTCTAAAAACTGCAAGTGCCGGATATTTAACAAGAAAACTTGTCGATGTTTCGCAAAACTTCAGGGTAACTATGGAAGACTGCGGAACGCACGAAGGAATCGAAGTAACAGATATTACAGACGGGGCAACATTGGTCGAAAGCTTGGAAGAGAGAATTTATGGAAGAGTTTTAGCAGATGATGTGTATGACCCAATTACAAATGAAGTTTTATTTACAGAAGGTACATTAATTACCGAAGAAGAAGCAAAGGAAATTGTAAGAAAAGGCGTGAAATCCGTCAAAATAAGAAGTGCGCTTACCTGTAAATCAAGTAAAGGTATCTGTTCAAAATGTTACGGTATGAATCTGGCTGAGAGAAAATTAGTTAAAGTGGGTGAGGCTGTGGGGATTCTTGCGGCACAATCCATTGGTGAACCTGGTACTCAGCTAACCCTTAGAACATTCCATACAGGGGGTATTGCAGGCTCAACCCAGGAAGAGAGGGAAATTGTTGCCAAAAAATACGGATATATCAGATATTATAATATAGCAAACTATGATAGAAACGGTAAAAAAATTGTTGCAAACAGAAGAAATGCCGCAGTACTGTTAGTTGAGCCGAAATTAAAAGCTCCATGTGACGGAATAGTAAATATTGAAACCCAGCATGAAGAAGTGATTGTTGAAGTTAAGTGTGACGATGGAAGTGTCAAAAGATATTCACTTAGAAAAAATGATATAGTAAAAGGTACAGAACTTGCAGGAATTGCGGGTAAAACAGAGGGAAAACTTTATATTCCCCATAAAAATCAAAAAATTGAAAAAGACGAGGCGATAGTTGAAGTTATAAAAGAAGCCTGGTATATTCCTCAAAGGATTCCTTACGGGGCAGAGCTTAAAGTTGATGATAATGAACCTGTTCCAATGCAGGTAATTGCCGAAAATGAGGGAATAATAAAATATTATAAATTATCAGGGGATCATTTAGAAAGAGTATATGATCTTAAAGCCGGGGAAGAAATCGGATTTGATAACGCATATAAAGGTCTTTTTGCCGTAATTGTAGATGAGCATGACAGAGAAGCCGGAAGATATTATATTGTTAGGGGAAGTAAAATTCTTAAAAGTGATAATGAGCATATTAAAGCCGGAGAAATCATAGCCAAACCTATCAGCGGTGAAAATAAAGTTATTGCGGAATGGGATCCGTTTGCCAATCCGATACTGGCAGAAGCCGACGGTGTGGTTAAATTTGAAGATGTAATTGACGGATTTACTGTAACCACTCAGATTGATGAGTTAACAGGTGAGAGCAGAATTATCGTAAAAGAATATCTGCCTAAAGGTTATCAGCCAAGAATTTTACTTGCGGGCAAAGACAGGGTATATGAATATGTACTTGAACCTAAAACAGTTATTCATGTTCAAGAAGGCGTTGAAGTAAAACAGGGTGATATTTTAGCTAAAACACCAAAAGCAATAGCAAAATCAGCAGATATTACAGGTGGTCTTCCAAGGGTAAATGAATTGTTTGAAGCAAGAAAACCAAAATCACCTGCAATTATCAGCGAAATAGACGGAACAGTGAAATTTGGAAAAACAATCAGGGGAAAACAGAGATTAATTGTTGAGGGTGAATCAAGCGTTAAAGAATATCTGGTGCCGGCTGAAAGACAGATTTTAGTGCATGAAGGAGACTTTGTGCATGCGGGAGAAAAGCTTACAGACGGTATTGTGTCAAGTTATGATATTTTAAATATTTTGGGAGAAAAAGCGCTTCAGCAATATATTGTAAGCGAAGTTCAAAAAGTTTACCGACTTCAGGGTGTTAATATTAACGATAAACATATAGAACTTATTATAAATCAGATGTTAAGACAGGTAAAAATTGTTGACAGCGGGGACACTAAATTTATCGAGCGTGATTTGGTAAGCAGGAAAATGTTTAATGAAGAAAATGAAAGAATCAAAAAATTCGGAGGAGAACCTGCCATTGCCGAACCGGTTCTTGTAGGTATTACAAGAGCAGCCATCCAGTCAGACAGTTTCATTAGTGCCGCTTCATTCCAGGAAACAACAAGGGTTCTTACAGAAGCAAGTATTCAGGGTAAATTTGATTATCTTGAAGACTTCAAAGAAAATATTGTCTTAGGAAGAGTTGTACCTGTTGGTACCGGAATGTTCTATCATAAAGAAAGAGATGTTAAAATAGAAGAAGAATAA